In a genomic window of Shouchella clausii:
- a CDS encoding PadR family transcriptional regulator: MRSDLLRGHIDSIVLSLLATKDSYGYEISKEIARKTDGRFEVKEATLYAVFQRLEKKELIVSYYGARSHGGKRKYYSITTLGKAYLREITVEWNELKSVIDLFLKGV, translated from the coding sequence ATGCGCAGTGATTTGTTGAGAGGCCATATCGACTCAATCGTGCTTAGCCTATTAGCAACGAAGGATAGTTACGGCTACGAAATTTCAAAAGAGATCGCCCGTAAAACCGATGGCCGCTTTGAAGTAAAAGAAGCTACGCTTTACGCCGTCTTCCAACGGCTTGAGAAAAAAGAATTGATTGTATCTTATTATGGCGCTCGCTCCCACGGAGGCAAGCGCAAATATTATTCGATAACAACGTTAGGCAAAGCGTATTTGCGCGAAATAACGGTGGAATGGAATGAACTAAAGTCAGTCATTGACCTATTTTTGAAGGGAGTTTAG
- a CDS encoding LacI family DNA-binding transcriptional regulator, with protein MASVTMADVAKLAGVSKSTVSQFLNKRYHYMSEETKSRIEQAIHELGYSPNAVARSLRQKKTQTIGVIVANILHSFSTEVIRAIEDTCHAYDVHVIVCNADNDPQKEKKYVEMLRAKQVDGLIVFPTSDNKELFNGLVAARFPLVFIDRLIHGVPVNAVLADNEEAMRLAVHALAESGRRRIGLVLPPLLEEITPRMERRDGFMKAISEAGLEYEEAYVAAGQVEEAPRFLADMLALPTPPDAVIAGNDLVLYELLRSIKQQKIDVPEQIALIGIDDVTFADFFNPSITTVAQPTFTMGHKAAELLLEEINGGKKRSENRIHRFQPTLKCRQSC; from the coding sequence ATGGCCAGCGTCACAATGGCAGACGTAGCAAAGCTTGCAGGTGTATCAAAAAGCACCGTATCGCAATTTCTTAACAAACGCTACCACTATATGAGCGAAGAAACAAAGAGCAGAATCGAACAGGCGATTCATGAGTTAGGCTATAGCCCAAATGCGGTAGCGAGAAGTTTGCGGCAGAAAAAAACGCAAACGATTGGCGTCATTGTCGCCAATATACTCCATAGTTTTTCTACTGAAGTGATTCGTGCGATTGAAGATACATGTCATGCCTATGATGTCCATGTCATTGTCTGCAATGCAGATAACGACCCCCAGAAAGAAAAAAAGTATGTGGAGATGTTGCGGGCAAAGCAAGTTGACGGGTTGATCGTTTTTCCTACAAGCGACAATAAAGAGTTATTCAATGGACTCGTCGCTGCTCGTTTTCCTCTTGTTTTTATCGATAGGCTCATTCATGGTGTCCCTGTAAATGCTGTGCTTGCCGATAATGAAGAAGCGATGCGTTTGGCAGTCCATGCATTAGCCGAAAGTGGTCGGCGCCGAATTGGCTTAGTGCTTCCACCGCTTTTAGAGGAGATTACCCCGCGAATGGAACGGCGGGACGGCTTTATGAAGGCGATTAGTGAAGCAGGGCTCGAGTATGAGGAAGCGTATGTAGCGGCGGGGCAAGTAGAGGAAGCCCCACGTTTTCTTGCCGACATGCTGGCGCTGCCAACTCCGCCTGATGCCGTTATTGCTGGAAATGATCTAGTTTTGTATGAATTGCTGCGCTCGATCAAACAACAAAAAATCGATGTTCCTGAACAAATTGCACTAATTGGGATTGACGATGTGACGTTTGCTGATTTTTTTAATCCATCCATTACGACTGTAGCTCAGCCGACATTTACGATGGGCCATAAAGCTGCTGAGCTACTGCTGGAAGAAATCAATGGAGGCAAGAAACGTTCAGAAAATCGCATTCACCGCTTTCAGCCAACCTTAAAGTGCAGGCAATCTTGCTAA
- a CDS encoding permease prefix domain 1-containing protein produces MKTIRNHVDHLFRDVPENEETLLMKEEIVENLEEKVDDLIREGKSQEDAINKAIVEFGDISEIKQAFQDEESKAAPHWLKKSRARLNLEFSLWGSALVIALFAFINFYYTPTVIWFVYPMFAVLWWPLSLFFHWRKQKGGHQ; encoded by the coding sequence ATGAAAACAATCCGCAACCACGTTGACCATTTATTCCGCGATGTGCCGGAAAACGAGGAAACTTTGTTAATGAAAGAAGAAATTGTCGAAAATCTAGAAGAAAAAGTCGACGACCTCATTCGGGAAGGAAAATCACAAGAAGACGCCATCAATAAAGCGATTGTGGAGTTTGGCGACATTTCCGAAATCAAGCAAGCCTTTCAGGACGAAGAAAGCAAAGCGGCTCCACATTGGCTAAAAAAGTCGCGAGCGCGCTTAAATCTTGAATTCTCTTTGTGGGGAAGCGCCTTGGTTATTGCACTGTTCGCTTTCATTAATTTTTACTACACTCCTACTGTTATCTGGTTCGTTTACCCTATGTTTGCCGTGTTGTGGTGGCCGCTTTCACTCTTTTTCCACTGGCGCAAACAGAAAGGCGGACACCAATGA